In one Fundulus heteroclitus isolate FHET01 chromosome 3, MU-UCD_Fhet_4.1, whole genome shotgun sequence genomic region, the following are encoded:
- the LOC118557561 gene encoding transient receptor potential cation channel subfamily V member 6-like: MSPSLARSAPSELNHWWTQLRFRLQNKKGWNEMLDETFLYYTKNINDIPLFYAAKNNSVGCIKKLLSCSSTNIFERGALGETALHVAVMNDNLDAAVALMDGAPDLINEPMTSELFQGSRA, encoded by the exons ATGTCTCCGTCTCTGGCCAGATCTGCTCCCAGCGAGCTCAACCACTGGTGGACCCAGCTGAGGTTTCGCCTTCAGAACAAAAAAGGATGGAATGAGATGCTAGATGAAACATTTCTCTACtacacaaaaaa CATAAATGACATTCCTCTCTTCTACGCGGCTAAAAACAACAGCGTTGGCTGCATCAAGAAGCTACTAAGCTGCTCTTCCACCAACATATTTGAGAGAG GGGCCCTCGGAGAGACGGCTCTTCACGTTGCTGTGATGAACGACAACCTGGACGCTGCCGTGGCTCTGATGGACGGAGCTCCTGATCTCATCAATGAGCCAATGACCTCCGAGCTTTTTCAAGGTTCGAGAGCGTAA